One stretch of Papaver somniferum cultivar HN1 unplaced genomic scaffold, ASM357369v1 unplaced-scaffold_154, whole genome shotgun sequence DNA includes these proteins:
- the LOC113336657 gene encoding 1-aminocyclopropane-1-carboxylate oxidase homolog 1-like, which produces MEIAGAGGEIPHYDRNKELKAFDETKAGVKGLVDAGIQKIPRIFIRTQDELIEDLAFKNEDNNKIEIPLIDLQGMDQRRKEIIDEVRVASETWGFFQLVNHGIPASVTNEVIQGVRRFHEEDEELKKQLYKKDLSRKVQFDSNFDLYKSRSANWRDTLRCLLLTPDPINPQELPDTCRDIVVDYWKHIMNLGGTLTELFSEALGLSKDHLKGMDCTQCLTLGGHYYPACPEPELTLGTTQHSDPSFFTILLQDCIGGLQILNQSCWVSVKPIPGALIVNIGDLLQLISNGKLKSAEHRVLANRVGPRVSVACFFRGSTTRLYGPIEELSDANSSVYKHTTVKDYTAHYNGKGLNRVSALDHFKL; this is translated from the exons ATGGAGATTGCTGGAGCAGGCGGAGAAATTCCCCATTATGATCGAAACAAAGAGTTGAaggcctttgatgaaaccaaagcTGGTGTCAAAGGACTAGTTGATGCAGGAATTCAAAAGATTCCTAGAATATTTATCCGAACGCAAGATGAGCTCATAGAAGACTTAGCTTTCAAAAATGAGGATAACAATAAAATTGAGATTCCGCTGATAGACCTGCAAGGAATGGATCAACGGCGTAAGGAGATAATTGATGAGGTTAGAGTAGCATCAGAGACTTGGGGTTTCTTTCAATTGGTGAATCATGGAATTCCTGCAAGTGTGACGAACGAGGTGATCCAAGGCGTACGCCGATTTCATGAGGAAGATGAAGAGCTGAAAAAACAGTTGTACAAGAAAGACCTCAGCCGAAAGGTGCAGTTTGACAGCAATTTCGATCTTTACAAATCGAGATCTGCGAATTGGAGAGATACCCTTCGGTGTCTTCTATTAACTCCTGATCCTATCAATCCACAGGAATTGCCAGACACTTGCAG GGATATAGTAGTTGACTACTGGAAGCATATTATGAATCTAGGAGGTACTCTGACTGAGTTATTTTCAGAGGCTCTGGGGCTAAGCAAAGACCACCTTAAAGGCATGGACTGTACTCAGTGCTTGACACTTGGTGGTCATTATTATCCAGCATGCCCAGAGCCTGAACTGACCCTAGGTACAACTCAGCATTCAGACCCAAGTTTCTTCACTATTCTTCTCCAAGACTGTATTGGTGGATTACAAATTCTTAATCAGAGTTGCTGGGTTTCTGTCAAGCCTATCCCTGGTGCACTAATAGTAAATATCGGTGATCTTCTTCAG CTTATCAGTAATGGGAAGCTTAAAAGTGCAGAACATCGAGTACTTGCTAATCGCGTCGGACCACGGGTGTCAGTGGCATGTTTTTTCAGAGGAAGTACCACAAGGTTATATGGTCCAATAGAGGAGCTGTCGGATGCAAATTCCTCTGTATACAAGCATACCACTGTTAAAGATTACACTGCCCATTACAACGGTAAAGGACTTAACCGTGTCTCCGCCTTGGACCACTTCAAGCTGTGA